The window ttgtctgcacaatagcagcttcatttatgatttgattttaaccaaacttgcacacaacttgtatcactataagatcttggttcctttcttgaactggctagattccattatgggttccagagttatggcccctgaaagggccagaattagctattttgaccttgtctgcacaatagaagcttcatttatgatatgaatttaatcaaacttgcacaaaacttgtgttgccataagatttcagttcctttgttgaaccggccagatcccataatggtaTAGCGTAATAgggtttttctataattataatataGGTTTTTGGGACATAAATAGTTTAACTTCTTTAGTTTATTAGATTTAAATTCTAGTTATAAAAATAGGTTTTCgggatataaaataatttaatttctttgtatattttcaaGTAGAATTATTAGGTTAAAATTCTTAAAAGGACCGAGTGTACTTGTCAAACATGTCATTGAATCAAATGCCACAGGGTCTTATCTGTTTATTATTCGATTTATTTACGGAAAAGGACCTAAAATATACTAGACTACCTCGGAAGTTTACGAGATATTAAGGTAATATTGCACAGGCCTGTCTAGCATTTCTCctctttataaatgtatatatagagATTAAAATCAGTTAGAGTCAGGTTAGGGACGGAGAAATAGCTAGATATAGGCTAAGGTCATCTATTACTAAAAGGATTCTGTCAGTTTATTACACGGTTATATTGATATTATAATGAACTTTTGATCACTTgtgcaaataaatttatattgaaactttaaaagaatTGTTGTTGCGTTACActacaatgggttccagagttacggcccctgaaagggccaaaattagctattttgaccttgtctgcacaatagcaacttcatttatgatttgattttaaccaaacttgcacacaacttgtatcaccacaagatcttggttcctttcttgaactggctagattccattatgggttccagagttatggccccttgaaggtctaaaattggctattttggcttttgcagccatatagagacttcatttatggttttatttgatacaaacttccagaatatcttcaacaacaataaatcttggattccatgacaaatcagagccaatcataggttccagagttattttatatctgattacctcccctgattgtagtcaaaatggatttatatcagtaagtacttataggacttatttgaaatttcattattatcattagttggactgagtcaatcagggtagataactatggactgattttatgtcaaattacctccctttatttcaaattaaaatgggtatatctccgtaactaatgaagatactgatctgaaatttcatttatgtcaacagatttatttggcagatccttcctttgttcacttacaataattttcttttgaattacttcccttttacgttaatataaatagcttatttttagtaactttttagctcacatgtcacaaagtgacagtgtgagcttttgtgatcgcgcagcgtccgtcgtccgtgcgtgcgtccgtgcgtaaacttttgcttgtgacctctctagaggtcacatttttcatgggatctttatgaaaattggtcagaatgttcatcttgatgatatctaggtcaagttcgaaactgggtcacgtgcggtcaaaaactaggtcagtaggtctaaaaatagaaaaaccttgtgacctctctagaggccatatttttgacaagatcttcatgaaaatttgtcagaatgttcaccttgatgatatctaggtcaagttcgaaactgggtcacgtgccttcaaaaactaggtcagtaggtcaaataatagaaaaaccttgtgacctctctagaggccatatttttcatgagatcttcatgaaaattggtcagaatgttcaccttgatgatatctagatcaagttcgaaactgggtcacgtgccttcaaaaactaggtcagtaggtcaaataatagaaaaaccttgtgacctctctagaggccatatttttcatgggatctgtatgaaagttcgtctgaatgttcatcttgatgatatctaggtcaagtttgaaactgggtcagctgcggtcaaaaactaggtcattaggtctaaaaatagaaaaaccttgtgacctctctagaggtcatacttttgaattgatcttcatgaaaattggttagaatgttcaccttgatgatatctaggtcaagttcgaaactgggtcacgtgccatcaataactaggtcaataggtcaaataatgaaaaaaccttgtgacctctctagaggccatatttttcatgggatctgtatgaaggttggcctgaatgtttatcttgatgatatctaggccaagttcgaaactgggtcaactgtggttaaaaactaggtcagtaggtctaaaaatagaaaaaccttgtgacctctctagaagccatatttttgacaagatcttcatgaaaattggtcagaatattcaccttgatgatatctaggtcaagtttgaaactgggtcatgtgctgtcaaaaactaggtcagtaggtcaaataatagaaaaaccttgtgacctctctagaggccatatttttcatgggatctgtatgaaacttggtctgaatgttcatcttgatgatatctaggtcaattttgaaactgggtcagctgcggtcaaaaactaggtcattaggtctaaaaatagaaaaaccttgtgacctctctagagaccatacttttgaatggatcttcatgaaaattggtcagaatgttcaccttgatgatatctaggtttagtttgaaactgggtcacatgccatcaataactaggtcagtaggtcaaataatgaaaaaaccttgtgacctctctagaggccatatttttcatgggatctgtatgaaagttggtctgaatgttcttgatgatatctaggtcaggttcaaaactgggtcacatgagctcaaaaactaggtcactatgtcaaataatagaaaataaacgacgtcatactcggttcaaaactgggtcatgttgggacaggtgagcgattcaggaccatcatggtcctcttgtttattattggctgtagggaaaaaccgagaccacttttctgtggtacaacatggacggtacctccaatttttaggtgttttttgacatatctgtaccttgtaagaatttttttttctttttggttaaatttcttccctttgttgttcctgtcctttggacatagatattttttctgaggaccttcttgtcctcaagtgcattgataacaggtgagcgatatagggccatcatggccctcttgtttaacaaaacctatagtttacgaatgtacggtacgggcacagtacgggattagaaacagctgtgactcaatgtagagtttgagcgctggtataaataacagactccagtatatgtcggattgaagcagttTGAACTTAAAgtacatttaaatgtatatattttgtaaccatggtgatacttaccctaacctttagtcagtatattatacattttgtacattaaatgcatgcgaacatacaataatttgcgaatttttgccgtacgcgacattagataatcacgtccgggcatgcgcagaagaccgcaccaactctgcagtgagctacatcgattagaaacacaaccaaattggcacggtgttggtgTAAATATCGACCCGTATGGAAAAACTGTAGCAAGTGcctttaacaagaaaaaaatggATGATTGATATTTAAAATAGGGATTTAATAGTCAGGGTATGAGTTATTATTAGAAATACTAATCAGTAAAGAACTGACACAAacatatatatcagaaaataatGAAGGGAAAATGTTCTATTAAAATGAAAGCAGTTATGGTTTACTCACACACCACATTATGTTTGCATCTGTTTTCTGTTTGGAGTCCTTCAAGTTAGTCTAATTAATCATTTCAGCTTCaagaatttcattttcctattgtTGCCTTCTCATGTTTCTTTCAAATGTATTtgctttcataattcattttcagtattatgttttttttttagctcacctgtcattttgtccgtcgtccatccgtccgtccgttcacaatttcttgagaacacaatagagacaacattttacaatcaattttaatcaaacttgcacacaacctgtattggcataatttctgggttccttttgaaaactatCCGGATCCcatccagagatatggccccttaaagggccaaaattttctgttttggcttTTGCTATAGAgccttcatttatggtttgatttcatacaaacttgcaaaatatcttttaacaacaataaatgttGGATTCCTTGATGATCCAATCAAAGGTTCCGAGTTATGGCACCTGATTGACCGCTGAAAGAGCCAGAAGTTGTTAATTATGTCTTCCCCCATACCCACCCCTACCCCCCACCCCtattgggggagacatattgttttttcgCCCTGTCTGTCTGtacttcacacttcatttccgggcaataactagagagccatttgacctagaaccttcaaacttcatagggtggtagggttTATGGAGTAGATGGctgctattgtttttggggtcaatccatcaaaggtcaaggtcacaggggcctgaacattgaaaaccatttccgatcagtaacttgagaaccactttacccagaatcttgaaactttatagggtgattggtcatgcagagtagatgactcctgttgttttttgggtcactttgttaaaggtcaaggtcataggggccagaacatggaaaaccatttccaatcaataacatgagaaccacttgacccagaatgttgaaacttcatagggtgattggacatgcagagtagatgaccccttatgattttggggtcactctattaaaggttaCGGTCACAGCATGGAAATCTATTTTcggtcaataatttgagaactatttgacctagaaccttcaaacttcttagggtgataggacttacagaatagatgacccctaacgttTTTGGGGTctctccatcaaaggtcaagctcacaggtgGCTGAACATAGAAAGCTCTTTCCAGTCAATAagatgagaaccacttgacccagaatgttgaaacttaataggatgattggacatgcagagtagatgacccctattgattttggggttactctgttaaaggtcaaggtcacagggacttgaacatggaaagtcatttctgatcaataacttgagaaccacttgacccaggatgttgaaacttcataggatgattggacatgcacagtagatgacccctattgattttggggtcactttgataagggtcaaggtcacagcagacagaacatggaaatccatagCCGGTCAATACTCTCTTTTCGCTaagttgtgttctatgcttccaaacaaTCTTCTGATGGTTTTATTGAAGTTTGTCTGTAAATTCACTCATTTTCATatcattgtttcatttttaatgtcTTAAAAGTTTGTTATACCCCCATAAATGAAAGTCGATAtatgaaggttggtcatgactaacAGAtaagccctattgattttgaggtcagtaggtcagaggtcaaggtcacagtgactcggaacagtttgacttgacattggcttacttctgtgacaaggccatattgtgggagTAGAATTTGTCACTCTTGAGAcagttaaagtttgaatatgtttgtttctgtaattCTTTTTCCTGAAGATTAGAGTCCCTCACTTTCAGATTGAAATTTTTCAAGTTCCTCTGTATACATTTACAAGTATGTAATTAATTTTTACAGTCTTTCATTTTCATCTTAGAGTCTTtcattttcttgcttttttgcTTGCGTCTGTAATTCTTCTTTTGATTTGAGTCTCTCAAAGTCCTCTGAATATGTTTGGGTCTGTAATTCATTACCAATTGGAATCTTTCAAGttcctttgaatgtgtttataaCTGTAATTCATATTTAGATTGGAGTCTTTCCTTTTCTGAATGGAGTTTTACAAGTTCCTCAAAATATGTTTGCATCTGTAATTCATTTTCTGATTGAAGTCTTTCATTTTCTGACTGGAGTCTTTCAAGTTCCTCCCAATATTGTTGCACCTGTAATTCATTTTCTGACTGGAGTCTTTCAAGTTCCTCAACATATGATTGCATCTGTAATTTATTTTCTGATTGAAGTCTTTCATTTTCTGACTGGAGTCTTTCAAGTTCCTCCCAATATTGTTGCACCTGTAATTCATTTTCTGACTGAAGTCTTTCAAGTTCCTCAGAATATTGTTGCATCTGTAATTCATTTTCTGACTGGAGTCTTTCAAGTTCCTCAACATATGATTGCATCTGTAATTTATTTTCTGATTGAAGTCTTTCATTTTCTGACTGGAGTCTTTCAAGTTCCTCCCAATATTGTTGCACCTGTAATTCATTTTCTGACTGAAGTCTTTCAAGTTCCTCAGAATATTGTTGCATCTGTAATTCATTTTCTGACTGGAGTCTTTCAAGTTCCTCAGAATATGGTTGCATCTGGAATTCATTTTCTGATTGAAGTCTTTCATTTTCTGACAGGAGTCTTTCAAGTTCCTCAGAATATTGTTGCATCTGTAATTCGTTTTTCAAGTTCCTCAGAATAGTGTTGCATCTGTATTTAATTTTCTAATTGAATTCTTTCATTTTCTGACTGGAGTCTTTCAAGTTCCTCAGAATATTGTTGCATCTGTAATTCATTTTCTGATTGAAGTCTTTCAAGTTCCTCAGAATATGTTTGCGTCTGTAATTCATTTTCTGATTGAAGTCTTTCATTTTCTGACAGGAGTCTTTCAAGTTCCTCAGAATATTGTTGCATCTGTAATTCGTTTTTCAAGTTCCTCAGAATAGTGTtgcatttgtatttaattttctaATTGAATTCTTTCATTTTCTGACTGGAGTCTTTCAAGTTCCTCAGAATATTGTTGCATCTGTAATTCATTTTCTGATTGAAGTCTTTCAAGTTCCTCAGAATATGTTTGCATCTGTAATTCATTTTCTGATTGAAGTCTTTCATTTTCTGACTGGAGTCTTTCAAGTTCCTCAGAATATGGTTGCATCTGTATTTCATTTTCTGATTGAAGTCTTTCATTTTCTGACTGGAGTCTTTCAAGCTCCTCAGAATATGGTTGCATCTGTATTTCATTTTCTGATTGAAGTCTTTCATTTTCTGACTGGAGTCTTTCAAGTTCCTCAGAATATGGTTGCATCTGTATTTCATTTTCTGATTGAAGTCTTTCATTTTCTGACTGGAGTCTTTCAAGCTCCTCAGAATATGGTTGCATCTGTATTTCATTTTCTGATTGAAGTCTTTCATTTTCTGACTGGAGTCTTTCAAGTTCCTCAGAATATGGTTGCATCTGTATTTCATTTTCTGATTGAAGTCTTTCATTTTCTGACTGGAGTCTTTCAAGCTCCTCAGAATATGGTTGCATCTGTATTTCATTTTCTGATTGAAGTCTTTCATT is drawn from Mercenaria mercenaria strain notata unplaced genomic scaffold, MADL_Memer_1 contig_4546, whole genome shotgun sequence and contains these coding sequences:
- the LOC128553961 gene encoding trichohyalin-like, coding for MPISEHIAKIKDIRNKTAHFTTATCDNATFQETLKTIGDHIKALELAQLNVSPHLEELQRVQSQEKPVSGEKWWEMRTQFETLKIQQQIYEEREKRYIILEKSNEEKEKHSRELESQKQKHSEELEKFHNKNYLQKLRYHKKLKRLQSELKTYSAELERLKLENERLEWDNKSQMHRYSEELERLKSENDFLDNLERLQTENERLQSENELQMQTCSEELERLQSENERLQSENELQMQPYSEELERLQSENELQMQQYSEELERLQSENERLQSENEIQMQPYSEELERLQSENERLQSENEIQMQPYSEELERLQSENERLQSENEIQMQPYSEELERLQSENERLQSENEIQMQPYSEELERLQSENERLQSENEIQMQPYSEELERLQSENERLQSENEIQMQPYSEELERLQSENERLQSENELQMQTYSEELERLQSENELQMQQYSEELERLQSENERIQLKIKYRCNTILRNLKNELQMQQYSEELERLLSENERLQSENEFQMQPYSEELERLQSENELQMQQYSEELERLQSENELQVQQYWEELERLQSENERLQSENKLQMQSYVEELERLQSENELQMQQYSEELERLQSENELQVQQYWEELERLQSENERLQSENKLQMQSYVEELERLQSENELQVQQYWEELERLQSENERLQSENELQMQTYFEELVKLHSEKERLQSKYELQL